The Magnolia sinica isolate HGM2019 chromosome 9, MsV1, whole genome shotgun sequence sequence TGGCATTCCCTCCTTTTTATCTACTTTTTTGCTTTTGCTCATTCCCTCCTTTTCTTCTGTGATCACCAACATTAAAGTGTCCCTTACCACCTGTAGTACCTCTTTGGAATTTGGATATTTTCCGTGGTTTCCTTTGTCTGAGCTCCTTTGTGAGTCGAAAGGGTGCATTAAAAGAGAGAAGCTTGAATGTATAAGCATTTCAAATTGATACCCTTGGGTAGCTGGAAGCTCAATGTAGGCGGTAGTTCGACGGGATACCTTGGAGAGCCAAGTATTGGATGGGAGATTAGAGATGAGCCAGGTGCCATTGTTCTTTGTTCTCAGGTCCAGTACTACTAGGCGATGCCAGGTTATATTATTGGACACATTTTTAGCAAGGCAGAGGGGTGGTGCCGCTCTTAAAGGGAGGAAACCCTGGAAACTTTCTCCTTGCTGGCCTATGGACTACTGGGGGGAAATGAATGATAGATGCTACCACAACCAGCGTCAATCATCGGATGTAGTTTTTATTAGGCAGAGTTGGCCGTTTTGTTTCGAGCAGCCTCTATCGATGCCCTTGCTAACTGTGCAACTAGCCTCTGCATCTGTTTGGTTGTAATGTTTGTCTATTCTTTGGCTTAGATTTTTCATCTTTGCCTTTATTAATAAAATGGTTACATTTCAATTATTaagaaaaaattaattttaaaaaaaaaaaacaattaggaCTATTAGCAGCAAGACTTCTTGTCAATTCATCAGCTCCAAGATACTCTCATGGGATTAGAGCTTCAGGGTCTTTAGTTTTACCtttccttttttccctttttttcttttttttttttctaaaaaaaaaaataccaaaagGAGGATCAATCACCTCATCCATCTGAATTTTGGTTTAGCATTGTCTTTAGCAAGAAAGATTTTTACGTGTACCAATCAAATTGagggggaaattttataggacaactataagaccagccatgctttattggaaaaaaaaaatgttgcatGGATAAGGAACAACATCTTCACAGGATGAGCATGGCTGAAATTaggatattgagatggatgagtggcaagatgggGAAAGATAGTATTAGAAATGACTGCATGCGAGAGAATTTAGAAGTAGCACCAATACTTAAATGAGTTGACAGAAGGTAGACTTAGATGGATTGGTCATGTGCAAAGGAGACCAATAACTGCACCAATTAGGAATGAgctggttcaagttgaaggctctaaatggCAAGGGGAAGACCCAAAAGGACACGAGTGGACGTAGAAGAAAGTACTTCATGGTAGGGCTtaaagtcgggcgggttcaacccgaccgacccatgaccgacccgacattgggttgggcttgggcaggatgtatcgggttcggtctcgggcttgggctatacaaacaccaacccgataaaacttgggtcaggcttgggttgcccgacctgacccaacccgaacccgatcaatataaaGTTCCTtacaaattataattgagtgcggatagtctatgttgaaggcacaggaaattccaatgccattaggtttcattggtccacgtcatttccgatgactcaagctaacaagatacgttggatttctctctcctaaatagattgcGTACTACACAACGCGACTTTTAAAGGAATAGTTGTCCAacattttagcttgtttgtttttaaaaaaaaaaaatgaacttctttacgataaataactacatatataattaataaaattatgggtacaaaaaataagatgtgtattgaaaatataatagactaatgtaataacgaaaatattagcatatatctacccgactAACCCAACCAaaccgaccgagcccgcttgggttggccttgggttgagaattcccaacccgaggttgggttggattgggttagggttgaggtataggaaccttgggttgggctagggttgaacaccaacccgcccgactttctgccctacttgatgacctatgatttAACTGAGCATGTGGTCCTGATAAGGTGGAATGGCAGAATAGGATTCGTGTagcaaccccaattagttgggttcCAACATCACAACAATAGACGGATTCATGTGGATGTTTAGCCAGGAGCCTCCATTTATGGTTCCAAAGGAACATGGGTGAAAGTAAAGGATGATAGGTTCTTGCTTAAGTCAAACAATTCCTCTATACTattgaaagaaacaaattagaaaTGAGAGAGCTGCAGTATTGTCacttcaatttttttaatggagACTTTAATTAAAGCAATTGAATTGTCCTCGCATCAGATTGTCCGTAAAAAATGGACGGTCACAGGGAATCTAAAAGTAGCATCAATAGCCCGAATTGGGTTAGGGCCATGTTTTTTGCTAACAGTTCATTCTGGACATACCCATTACTACTGGCACCACAAAGTGAAAGATGTTATTCATCATAATGTCTTATGCTGATTTCTACATGGTTTGgataatatttcaaaaatccGAGAACTGTCTCAACTCGATGTCCACTAGAAGAATTGACCAACTCTACATTTGACTCTTTAGTTAATgatgaaattaaaatatttaaaatagttatcttcagataaaatatataaaacggCTAAAATTAACAAACCCACAGCTATGGTGCATTGGTTAAAGACGTGCTCTCATAGTGACAGTCAGCTTTCATAACGATAATGGTGAGTTTGAATATCTAACTAGCTTCTTttagcccttttttttttctattttggaaTAATAACTGCAAGTttcctttcaaaaaataataactGAAAGTTTATTGGTAGGGGTCACAAAAAttcgttgattgtaatcaacctatgtaatagactattagatagcactcgattgtaatcaacctatgtaatagtctattacattgcgtCTATGGAAGTTTTGAGCTCTCATTGTCAGTCCTAAGCCCGGATAAAGGAGAGTTGTCTTAAGTTGGCAGCCGGTGCCAAACTTATAGCATAACTTCCATCAAGAATCCAAACTGaatgggattcatgtagccgaccccaattagttggtataaggcttagatgacgatgaaGAGGTCACAAAACAGATTTAGGAGAAAAGAATGGCAAACCAATTTTAGGCATGgtatgccgtaaaggccgttacggggccgtaacggtggcaaccgttacacgttacggggtcgtaaaggccgtaacagccgttatggaaaaaaattacccgtaattgccattaacggcacgttacattccctgtaaaggccataatagccccgtaacgGTCTATTATcggacatatataggtttttcataccttttaatcaacattacggggcagatataggtttttcgaaggttttttcaataaataaaaaattaaaaaagagagactgtaacagccattacagggcCATAATAGCCATTAtgccccatatcgtaaaggtaacggtggtggccgttacggccatcgttaccgttacggaataccttgatttTGGGTGACCCTCTTGTCACTACCTCCTCCACAAGGGAATCAGCAATTTCATTAGCCTCCCTCCGAATATAAGAAAATGGAAATCCCTATCAGCCACGAGAGATAATTTTAGATATACAAAACATGAATTTCCAACACCCAGCTGCACCAAAGCAAATTTGACAGCATTATGAGAGTTACCCTCAACAACCAGGTTGCACTAGTTTCTTTTAACTTCTACCAGAAGAAAAACAGTTGACTAGGCAAGTGAGTTAGTTTGAGTAACCACAAGTCGATCAAGTCAAGAATCAAGAGCCAACTCAATGTGTATTTCAATTTCAGAGTCTCAGACCAAGTCATACTCAGTAGTGAATTTTCTGGTGACTCGACTCAAAATCACGTAAAGCTAAGTTGACTCATCCGAATTCAAGTCAAGTCGCCATTAGAACTATGGTTTAGACTTCCCAGTGGTTGTATCTTAGTCAAACAAAATATGGAGGGAGGTGGTATGAATTTGGTTGAGGATCAGGTAAACACGTTCCTCAAAATGTCAGGAATTGTAAATTCCTAGGCAAGGGGAGTGGCAGCAAGCTCTCGAAGTAGGAGAGGCATTGTGGGTAAGGTTCCGAAAACTGTGAATATAGCTAATGTACAGCACCATTATTGGTGCAACTATAGTTCTAGGTGATTATAATGTTGCCGGATGCCAGACAAGAGAGCTTGAGGAACACAAGATGATGGGCAACTATAGATTTTCATAATCTAATAACTTGCTAGTGTACTTTTTTCCAGTGGGGGTATTTCCTATTTCTAATTTTCTATAGATTGGGAGTGGTTCCACAAGGTGTTGCAGAGTCCAATCATGCTCCTATTTTGCATTAGGACTAAGTTTGGGAGACCGCTGTCTTGTTATGAATAAGCGTGAATAACCCGAACGACCTTCAAAAGCTTTGTGAAAACTTGATGAGTTCAACGGTAGTGATGGTTTCGATAGAGTTTGGATCAAGGTATTTAAAAAAGAGTTACATAACAGCCATTGCTTTATGATAATACGGTGAGAACCATTACACATTACAGGGCTGTAACGGGCCGTTACAAAAAAAGGTCCATCGCAGCTCGTTATAGGGCCAATACCTTGGTTTGGACACATGTTGTTTCTAAGACTACTTGTAATCTGAATCCCAATAAGAGCAAGTCCAATACTAAGTCCCTTAGATGTGTTCCCAAGTTATTAGTAGGGTCAAAAAGTTTAAAACTTGCAAGTATTATGACCTTCAAAAAGTCAGAAAGTTACAAGTTGTGATGGTTCTGACCCTGACAAACTCAAGAGGTAAGTTTCTATAGATATCACCTTCAATGAAGATTTATCATGTTCCTCTTCTAAAGGGTAAGCTCTCCCAACACAGTCTCCTCAAGTGTACCATTCATGCAAGTTTGTCCAAGTGACAAACGAAGCTATTTGCCCATGGGAAATGATGATGCAATTGATGAATGAGAAAAGACTAATGGAGAACAAATCAACAAAGAAATTGAAGCATAAGTGAGACAAATTGAAGGTACATGCTTAGGTACCGGTGACCAGATATCGGGAATCTTCTCAAGATTTTAGCCATTCACcaataaaaaacaaaagaaaagggatGGCATTGGGAACGAAAGAGTTCATTGACTTCATGTCCAAGCCCAATCGTCCTCCCACAGGCTTTTGTCTCAATTATTTATTCCACTCATGGACCTTGTTTCTCTTGGAAGATATGCCTAACACAAATTGGAGGAGAGATGTGGTTGAAAAGATGGACACTATGTAACTTGGACATGAACATGTGTTTCAATGTTGGACACAGGCATGAAGCGCCAAAATCAGAcacaaaaacccttgaaaacccGAAACAAAGATACATTTTCACAGATCATTGTAATCCTAGCCTCATCATAACTATTTGAGGTTGGCTTTACATCCTATGTTCCTGGGTGCTTAGGAGTGTGGCACACTAAGCGCTTAGTTATGCAACACGCAGAACACATTGACATGCAACGCCCAGAGCGCTGGCAACAGAACATGGCAAGCATCCAAGGTGGTGCAGCTTAGTGCTTGGAGGGTGCAGCTAAGTGTTGCATCGACTGCGTAAGTTGGCTAAGGAATGCAGTGGCATGCCTTCTCCTGTGCTTTCCATGGCAGGCTTAGTAGAGGGAGAGGTGCTCCAGTCCAGTGCTCAGTCTGTAATCCACAATAAAGGTAGGGAGAGCATTCTGTCCATCTTGGATTGCAGACACATGGGGGGTTCATATCGTAGTGGTATGTCGGTGGAAATCCTCGGTTCCCCTCCATCACACAGAATCATTGATGTGGCATGCTCTATCGGTGCACGATGCATGGGTGCATATTGATTGGACCACGTAGGGCATATAGACTCACTGAAACAATCCACGTCCGAAGCATCAGCGTCTATGGACAATATCATGTTGGCAGGCTACAACTAGCTAAAAGCTCAAAGCTATAGCACAACACCCATAACGCTGTGGTTGGATCAGCGCATACCTGCGCTGCAAGGGGTATTACTAGCACCAGTAGCGCTAACACTGCTCTGTTTTAGTGATGACCTGCGTCAGCTCTGTTTTGGGTGGTAGAGGCCTTCACCTTATATTGGCAGCACCATGCTGCCCTATTTCAAGTGTGTCGGCATCCTCGGCATTTTGTACAATGCTACTTGGTGCAGACCTAAGCCTTTGTAGAAGACCCAGAAAGATATTCTTGCGGTCCTCAAACCCCTTTGAAATTGCTACaacaccatgtcagaaaaatgtTGATATCCCACACTTTGATTAAAATGTTCATAATCCTTGAAAGGGAAGGCCGCCATGAACCATGTCAGTGTTCACAATCTACAATGGTCAAGATTAACCTCCTTGTGAGACGTGTGCCTTAATCTATTTTGAAGGTCAGAGGATGAAGAAAATTTTGGTATGTATGACAATTCATCGTATGGGTTGCGGGCTAAGTTTGgctgcacaagtgaattgaatcatGAAACTAATGCCATTTCCTACTATTGATAAAACCAACATTACATCCCTTCAAATGCATAACCGTTTCGAACCCAAACACCGAATATGGATGCTTTAGAAGGAAATCACAATTTGGTTATCTCCACTTCGTCAGATGAATTATCACAATTCAATCAGATACTGCATCCAAACACTCGCAAACTAGATTAAGGCCATGCATCACAGTTTGGTAGGGTCGCGCCGCCATGGCAATGAGACTTCCAAAAAATCTGGCCTACCCAACTGTCAAATGGACCACCGTATGAATTTGGACGGTTTTGGGTGGtttttcattgttttctatggtgtggcccatctgatgattggatcagactgatttttttGGGGGCGGCGGCGTCCGTGGTGGGTTGGCCCTGCTGGATGGGTCGGATGCTATAGATACAcgccggtgggccccacacgcagcTACTTGGAAAAGAAAATACTATGATTATTCATGTtggtagtgcatccaaacgcgaaTACTGAGTAAAGTGTATCAGAGGGGGAGTACGGAATAGAGTGGTACCTCGAGTCATGAAGTACCAGGGAACACCGAAGACGACGCCGATGATGGCCATTCCAACGAAGACGTGCTTCTTGTCGCCGCTGTACATATAGTACTCCATCCGAGACCTGAAAGTGCTACCAGCATTTCCGGTGCTCTCGCTCCCCATCTCCTCTGCTAGTGTTTTCCTGGCGTCTTCTTTCGCGCGTCGGCGGACTATAGGACTAGGGCAGCGAACTCGGGCTCGATCCCGATGTGCGCGCGTGAGACGTACTCGATACTTCGCGGCGGAAGCAGATTGCCTGCAGCACCCACGCCCGTGAGCGCGGATTGCATACTAAACCCAcgaggacctagctagagacggtcGGTCGCATCGGAGGATctacgaggcccaccttgatctatatgttttatccacgccgtccatctattttgaaagatcattttatggcatgatcccaaaattgagatagatggaagactcaagtagaccacaacacataaaacagtaggaattcaactcttaccgttgaagacttcctaaagcccaccttgacgtttatttgcggaaacggattggctactccccctgccaccagctaatggctgatgatcggtgctctataggcccaaccatgatgtatgtgtttcatccatgccgtccatccatttttccagatcattttatggtatgagactaaaaatgaggtatatccaaatctcaagttgatcacattacaggaaaaagtgttgaatgagcgtccatCGTTAGAaacctttttgggggccataaaagtttggatcaagctcatctaTGTTTTTTCG is a genomic window containing:
- the LOC131256948 gene encoding uncharacterized protein LOC131256948; protein product: MGSESTGNAGSTFRSRMEYYMYSGDKKHVFVGMAIIGVVFGVPWYFMTRGTKQRSHQDYMEKADRARSERLSSSPSSVKGS